One genomic region from Haladaptatus caseinilyticus encodes:
- a CDS encoding bacterio-opsin activator domain-containing protein has protein sequence MDSADQTRTARHAVERLTDPVLALDDEWRVTYLNDPARDVFALGIGERLPDALPTTAGETIHKRCRTSIADGQSRTFSMLFRDLRYEATTHPDDSGVTIVFREVGSFEDVAAELELKERAINEAPIGITIADAESDDEPLIYINEAFEELTGYDSANVIGRNCRFLQGEQSDPGSIAKMRAAIDAEEPVSVELRNYRKDGKEFWNRVDIAPIRDEDGEVSHFVGFQTDISERKNAEFTARRRAEEREHLLERIEGLLGDVTSAVVEAPTRQAIETAVCDRISSVEPYNFAWVGEHDIRTDSVEVRAMAGDCEPQPDHPIVAEALETGELQVDELGIEGCAAVAALPIAYDDTEYGVLTICATESDAFDEREQVVLRSLSRAIASAINARETRRILIADSVVETEFAFQSSDLFFVDIADSTGGNVEYLQSTNRDDGSVVSFFSVRDASTDDVLNVVESKSGVTEARLVAEHDGEALFEFVLPAGTLVSTMSEYGGKTQAITATPSESRVVVEFPQAADVRGLVERLKDSYPGTELLAYRHRERPAKTKQDFIKNLTDNLTERQLTALQTAYVSGFFDWPRPVTGEELAESMRISRSTFHEHLRAAERKLCGEFFGDEVV, from the coding sequence ATGGATTCAGCTGACCAGACTCGCACGGCGCGACACGCCGTCGAGCGTCTCACCGACCCGGTGCTCGCGCTCGACGACGAGTGGCGAGTCACCTATCTAAACGACCCTGCACGCGACGTTTTTGCACTCGGCATCGGCGAGCGACTGCCCGACGCCTTACCGACGACTGCAGGCGAGACGATCCACAAACGCTGTCGAACGTCGATTGCGGATGGGCAATCCCGGACGTTTTCGATGCTGTTTCGGGATTTACGCTACGAAGCGACTACCCATCCGGACGACTCCGGCGTGACGATCGTGTTCCGTGAAGTCGGCTCGTTCGAGGATGTGGCGGCTGAACTCGAACTAAAGGAGCGAGCGATCAACGAGGCTCCCATCGGCATCACCATCGCCGATGCTGAATCCGACGATGAACCGCTCATCTACATCAACGAGGCGTTCGAGGAGCTGACCGGGTACGATTCTGCGAACGTGATCGGGCGCAACTGTCGATTCCTTCAGGGCGAGCAATCCGACCCCGGTTCCATCGCGAAAATGCGGGCCGCAATCGATGCGGAGGAACCAGTTTCGGTCGAACTACGCAACTACCGGAAGGACGGCAAAGAGTTCTGGAACCGCGTCGATATCGCACCGATACGCGACGAGGATGGCGAAGTGTCCCATTTCGTTGGCTTCCAGACGGATATTAGCGAACGTAAAAACGCCGAGTTCACGGCCCGCAGGCGTGCTGAGGAACGGGAGCATTTGCTCGAACGAATCGAGGGGCTTCTCGGCGATGTGACTAGCGCAGTGGTCGAGGCACCCACCAGACAGGCGATCGAGACGGCTGTCTGTGACCGCATATCGAGCGTCGAGCCGTACAACTTTGCCTGGGTCGGAGAGCACGACATCAGAACGGATAGCGTCGAAGTGCGCGCGATGGCGGGCGACTGCGAGCCTCAACCGGACCATCCGATCGTCGCTGAGGCGCTCGAAACCGGAGAACTACAGGTCGACGAACTCGGTATCGAAGGATGTGCCGCAGTCGCCGCGCTCCCCATCGCATACGACGACACGGAGTACGGTGTCCTCACGATTTGTGCGACGGAATCGGACGCGTTCGACGAACGGGAACAGGTCGTTCTTCGGTCGTTGAGCCGAGCCATCGCGAGTGCCATCAATGCCCGCGAGACACGCCGTATTCTCATTGCCGACAGCGTGGTCGAAACCGAGTTCGCCTTCCAAAGCTCCGACCTCTTCTTCGTAGATATCGCCGACAGTACCGGGGGAAACGTCGAATATCTGCAATCGACTAACCGGGACGATGGCTCCGTCGTCTCGTTCTTCTCGGTTCGTGATGCATCCACGGACGACGTACTGAACGTTGTCGAAAGCAAATCGGGTGTGACCGAGGCTCGACTTGTCGCCGAACACGATGGTGAAGCCTTGTTCGAGTTCGTTCTCCCGGCAGGGACGCTCGTTTCGACCATGTCGGAGTACGGCGGGAAAACACAGGCGATTACGGCGACACCGAGCGAGTCGCGAGTCGTCGTCGAATTTCCACAGGCGGCGGACGTTCGTGGACTCGTCGAGAGGTTGAAGGATTCGTATCCAGGAACCGAACTACTCGCCTACCGGCATCGGGAGCGTCCAGCGAAGACAAAGCAGGACTTCATCAAAAACCTGACCGACAATCTCACCGAACGGCAGTTGACTGCGCTCCAGACCGCCTACGTTAGCGGGTTTTTCGATTGGCCGCGTCCGGTGACAGGCGAAGAACTCGCCGAGTCGATGCGGATCTCACGTTCGACGTTCCACGAACATCTCAGAGCGGCGGAGCGTAAACTCTGCGGTGAATTCTTCGGCGACGAAGTGGTCTGA
- a CDS encoding M28 family peptidase translates to MSRIPKSVAGDAITSTESWETLEALVSIGNRMAGQDGEASGARVVADTFENVGAREIEINEFQIPGWWRESSSLAVEDEDLSGDHEVIALPGTPSGEETGELVDVGYGLAADFEERDLEGKVVMASSETPDDHGRWIHRMEKYASAADAGAVGFIFRNHVEGCLPPTGEVGYHNRPGPIPAVGVSAEVGARLLREYGGAKAETKGEKGTEATISVECRNEPTNSRNVEAVIGPETETEVLVTAHVDAHDISEGANDNGAGSALVAEIGRLLCNINLDTRIRLVTFGSEEIGLYGAYHWAQTHDLDSVKCVINIDGAGNSRNLGVGTNGFAELGETFEEVADDLRVPLSTHEGISPHGDQWAFVQEGVPSVMAYSRSEGSGRGWGHTHADTLDKLDIRDLRALAIVLSNAVVAVAEEGREIPHKSREQIRKEIDDGYVEELKIGGRWPYDE, encoded by the coding sequence ATGTCACGAATTCCCAAATCGGTCGCCGGTGACGCCATCACGAGCACTGAATCGTGGGAGACACTCGAAGCGCTCGTCTCGATCGGCAACCGAATGGCCGGACAAGACGGGGAAGCGAGCGGCGCACGGGTCGTCGCGGACACCTTCGAAAACGTTGGTGCGCGGGAGATCGAAATAAACGAGTTCCAGATTCCCGGATGGTGGCGCGAATCGTCCTCGCTCGCGGTCGAGGACGAGGATTTGTCTGGTGACCACGAAGTCATCGCACTTCCCGGAACGCCGAGCGGTGAGGAGACAGGGGAACTCGTCGATGTCGGCTATGGTTTGGCAGCGGACTTCGAGGAACGAGATTTGGAGGGGAAGGTCGTCATGGCATCCAGCGAGACCCCCGACGACCACGGTCGATGGATTCACCGGATGGAAAAGTACGCAAGCGCCGCGGATGCAGGAGCGGTCGGTTTCATCTTTCGAAATCACGTCGAAGGCTGTCTGCCGCCGACCGGCGAGGTCGGCTACCACAACCGTCCCGGACCGATTCCGGCAGTCGGCGTCTCCGCCGAAGTCGGGGCGCGGTTACTGCGTGAATATGGGGGAGCGAAAGCGGAAACGAAGGGTGAAAAAGGAACCGAGGCGACGATTTCGGTGGAGTGTCGAAACGAACCGACGAACTCCCGAAACGTCGAGGCGGTAATCGGACCGGAAACCGAAACGGAAGTCCTCGTAACCGCTCACGTCGATGCCCACGACATTAGCGAGGGTGCCAACGACAACGGTGCGGGAAGCGCACTCGTCGCCGAAATCGGGCGACTGCTCTGCAACATAAACCTCGATACGCGGATCAGACTCGTCACGTTTGGTTCGGAAGAAATCGGACTCTACGGTGCGTACCACTGGGCACAAACCCACGACTTGGACTCCGTAAAATGTGTCATCAACATCGATGGAGCAGGTAACTCCCGAAACCTCGGCGTCGGGACGAACGGGTTCGCCGAACTCGGCGAAACCTTCGAGGAAGTAGCTGACGACTTGCGGGTTCCACTGTCAACCCACGAGGGAATCAGTCCACACGGCGACCAGTGGGCGTTCGTCCAAGAGGGCGTTCCGTCGGTGATGGCCTACTCGCGGTCGGAGGGAAGCGGGCGCGGATGGGGTCACACCCACGCCGACACGCTGGACAAACTCGATATCCGAGACCTACGGGCGTTGGCCATCGTTCTCTCGAACGCCGTCGTCGCGGTTGCGGAAGAGGGGCGCGAAATCCCACACAAATCACGTGAGCAAATTCGAAAGGAAATCGACGACGGGTACGTTGAGGAGTTGAAAATCGGCGGGCGATGGCCATACGACGAGTAG
- a CDS encoding DUF6789 family protein, with the protein MADNDTQTVMEVDVSEGATEPDYDSITGIVVDGFIGAVGGLVGTAVMTAVLLVGATLGAFDLNSFAVLAELTGTQTFFPSNPAAIGYLIFLGGGMVTWPLLFASIGSYLPGEKYATKGLPYGFVLWTGFALAFYEGYTGVLLALYLVLTLIAHFAYGFALGAVFDYLSNRSTTLV; encoded by the coding sequence ATGGCAGATAATGACACACAAACGGTCATGGAGGTCGATGTCAGCGAGGGAGCGACAGAGCCGGATTACGACAGCATCACTGGCATCGTTGTTGACGGGTTCATCGGTGCTGTCGGTGGCCTCGTCGGCACGGCAGTTATGACCGCTGTACTGTTGGTCGGGGCAACGCTCGGGGCGTTCGATTTGAACTCGTTCGCCGTTCTTGCCGAACTCACCGGAACGCAGACGTTTTTCCCCTCGAATCCCGCGGCTATCGGCTACCTCATCTTCCTCGGCGGCGGCATGGTGACGTGGCCGCTTCTGTTCGCCTCCATCGGGTCGTATCTCCCGGGTGAAAAATACGCGACGAAAGGGCTTCCGTATGGGTTCGTCCTCTGGACTGGGTTCGCCCTCGCGTTCTACGAGGGTTACACTGGGGTGTTGCTCGCACTGTATCTCGTGCTCACCCTCATCGCCCACTTCGCCTACGGGTTCGCTCTCGGTGCCGTGTTCGATTATCTCTCGAATCGCTCGACGACGCTCGTGTGA
- the coxB gene encoding cytochrome c oxidase subunit II, with amino-acid sequence MVGFGRLVPLHDGASGLIPRGTRAEVFEQIFGVFLLLGILVTVVVIGYMLFTAYKYRDGNGTHEFDPPTLGELPTGDSHGSKKLRLSFFLSAIIVVSLVLWTYGTLLYVEDDTTVEAKDAMQVEVVGSQFNWKFVYPNGHESTTLRVPEGKTVQLTVTSTDVFHTFGVPELRVKTDAIPGQQTDTWFIADETGTYEVRCFELCGAGHSYMTADVVVMERDEYRSWYDGTNESGSDSTNNTSNNSTNRTENSS; translated from the coding sequence ATGGTGGGGTTTGGTCGTCTAGTTCCACTACATGACGGCGCAAGCGGACTCATACCACGTGGGACGCGAGCAGAGGTGTTTGAGCAGATTTTCGGCGTGTTCCTCCTTCTTGGTATTCTCGTCACCGTCGTCGTCATCGGCTATATGCTGTTCACCGCGTACAAATACCGGGACGGCAACGGAACTCACGAATTCGACCCACCCACACTCGGTGAACTCCCGACGGGCGACTCCCATGGCAGCAAAAAGCTACGATTGTCGTTTTTTTTGAGCGCTATCATTGTCGTTTCGCTCGTCCTTTGGACGTACGGGACGCTCCTGTACGTCGAAGACGACACCACGGTGGAGGCGAAAGACGCAATGCAAGTCGAGGTCGTCGGTTCACAGTTCAACTGGAAGTTTGTCTACCCGAACGGGCACGAGAGCACTACGCTCCGAGTACCGGAGGGGAAAACTGTCCAGCTCACCGTCACATCAACTGATGTGTTCCACACGTTCGGCGTCCCAGAGCTACGCGTAAAAACGGATGCGATACCGGGACAGCAGACCGATACGTGGTTTATCGCCGACGAGACGGGAACCTACGAAGTTCGATGTTTCGAACTCTGCGGAGCGGGCCATTCCTATATGACCGCGGACGTCGTCGTGATGGAGCGAGACGAGTACCGGTCTTGGTACGATGGTACCAACGAATCCGGGAGCGATTCTACGAACAACACTTCGAACAACTCGACGAATAGAACGGAAAATAGCTCATGA
- a CDS encoding cbb3-type cytochrome c oxidase subunit I — MTDEPHTHGAFPPTSSVRRWLVTTNHKDVGILYTITALFFLVFGGVLALLIRLQLWTPGTGVLSATSYNQAVSTHGLIMIFWFLSPFAFGFANYVVPLQIGAKDLAFPRLNALSYWLYLFSGILLGVSFFQGGSLAGGWTMYAPLNLPVYTPNIGASTGILALMLFVASVTVSSVNFLTTMHRMRAEGMTLWRMPLFSWTILLTVWMMLFAFAALLAALLILASDRLLGTTYFTATAGGSILWAHLFWFFGHPEVYIVFFPAVGVMAETFQTFTGRRLVGRKWFILAMILVAVQSFAVWMHHMFLTSINLQIKTLFMATTIGISLPFDLMVFALIYTTIKGRVRFATPFLFSFGALLLFVLGGVTGVFLGAVVLDYEFRGTYWVVAHFHYVMVGGVTALIGGLYYWFPKMSGKQYDEFLGKVHFALYFVGFNLLYFPMFLAWETPRRDFVYDPAFIPWHQLATVGAFVLGASFLVMFYNLSKSLVVGEPADGNPWSYSTTTEWAISSPPPLENFPGIPSFADGKLRFESKEHGTLEAGGADGATDGGVVTHKNMQTVHDDHDEDHASIWPFIVSIGAFFTLLGLSGFDQGQFTGGTTSLLILGGGIVLMGFALVSMAREKFSGPEGSFDESWPFADVENTKLGMWIFIASDVVLFGAFIGSYAFIRVAYGWTDWHPVPHDPLPGLVNTYFLLTSSFSVVLALVAAERNSKRGLIASLALTFTLGVAFLINKGLEWQELFHEGLTVSNGVRTSTFYLTTGLHAAHVIVGLLIVLYLIARAWNGAYLDDERPVEYFGLYWHFVDIVWLFLFPLFYIL, encoded by the coding sequence ATGACCGACGAACCTCACACTCACGGCGCCTTTCCGCCAACGAGTTCCGTCCGGCGATGGCTCGTCACGACGAATCACAAGGACGTTGGGATCCTGTATACGATAACCGCGCTCTTTTTCCTCGTCTTTGGCGGCGTACTCGCCCTGTTGATACGTCTCCAGTTGTGGACGCCGGGGACGGGAGTTCTCTCGGCCACGTCGTACAACCAGGCGGTCTCCACCCACGGTCTCATCATGATCTTTTGGTTTCTTTCCCCCTTCGCGTTCGGCTTTGCGAACTACGTCGTCCCGCTCCAGATCGGGGCGAAAGACCTCGCGTTTCCGCGACTCAACGCGCTTTCGTACTGGCTCTACCTCTTTTCCGGTATCCTGCTCGGCGTCTCGTTCTTCCAAGGCGGTAGTTTAGCGGGCGGATGGACGATGTACGCGCCGCTCAACCTTCCAGTCTACACGCCGAACATCGGGGCATCAACCGGGATACTCGCGTTGATGCTGTTCGTCGCCTCGGTAACCGTGTCGTCCGTGAACTTCCTGACGACGATGCATCGAATGCGAGCGGAGGGGATGACCCTCTGGCGAATGCCACTCTTTTCATGGACGATTCTGCTTACGGTCTGGATGATGTTGTTCGCGTTCGCCGCATTGCTCGCCGCGCTGCTCATTCTCGCCTCCGACCGACTACTCGGAACGACGTACTTTACCGCGACCGCGGGTGGGTCGATTCTTTGGGCGCATCTGTTCTGGTTCTTCGGTCATCCCGAGGTGTACATCGTCTTTTTCCCTGCGGTCGGGGTGATGGCAGAGACGTTCCAGACGTTTACCGGTAGGCGGCTCGTCGGGCGCAAATGGTTCATTTTAGCGATGATTCTCGTTGCTGTGCAGAGTTTCGCGGTCTGGATGCATCATATGTTTCTGACGAGCATCAACCTCCAGATCAAGACGTTGTTCATGGCGACGACGATCGGCATCTCGCTTCCCTTCGATCTAATGGTGTTCGCACTCATCTACACAACAATAAAGGGTCGCGTTCGGTTCGCTACGCCGTTTCTCTTCTCGTTCGGGGCGCTCTTGCTCTTCGTTCTCGGTGGAGTTACTGGCGTTTTCCTCGGTGCGGTCGTCCTTGACTACGAGTTCCGGGGGACGTACTGGGTGGTCGCTCACTTCCACTACGTGATGGTGGGCGGCGTGACGGCGCTGATCGGCGGTCTCTACTACTGGTTCCCGAAAATGAGCGGCAAGCAATACGACGAGTTCCTCGGGAAAGTCCACTTTGCGCTGTATTTCGTCGGATTCAACCTGCTGTATTTCCCCATGTTTCTCGCTTGGGAGACGCCACGCAGGGATTTCGTCTACGATCCGGCGTTCATTCCGTGGCACCAACTCGCCACAGTGGGCGCGTTCGTCCTCGGTGCGTCCTTCCTGGTGATGTTCTATAACCTCTCGAAAAGCCTCGTCGTGGGCGAGCCAGCAGACGGCAATCCGTGGTCGTATTCGACGACAACCGAGTGGGCGATTTCCTCGCCGCCGCCGCTCGAAAACTTCCCCGGTATTCCGAGTTTCGCTGATGGAAAACTCCGATTCGAAAGCAAGGAGCACGGTACCTTGGAGGCCGGAGGTGCGGATGGAGCGACCGACGGGGGCGTAGTCACACACAAGAATATGCAAACGGTGCACGACGACCACGACGAAGACCATGCAAGCATCTGGCCGTTCATCGTGAGTATCGGGGCGTTTTTCACGCTGCTCGGACTGTCAGGGTTCGACCAAGGTCAGTTTACCGGCGGGACGACGTCTCTCCTTATTCTGGGCGGCGGGATCGTACTCATGGGATTCGCCCTCGTCTCGATGGCCAGGGAGAAGTTCAGCGGCCCTGAAGGGTCGTTCGATGAAAGCTGGCCGTTCGCGGACGTGGAGAACACGAAACTCGGGATGTGGATCTTTATTGCTTCGGATGTGGTGTTGTTCGGGGCGTTCATCGGGTCGTATGCCTTCATCCGGGTCGCCTACGGGTGGACCGACTGGCATCCCGTTCCTCACGACCCGCTGCCCGGATTGGTGAACACCTACTTCCTGCTTACGAGCAGCTTCAGCGTCGTATTGGCACTCGTCGCAGCGGAACGGAACAGCAAGCGCGGACTCATAGCAAGTCTCGCACTCACGTTCACCCTCGGCGTCGCCTTCCTCATAAACAAGGGACTCGAATGGCAGGAGCTGTTCCACGAGGGGTTGACAGTGTCGAATGGCGTGCGCACCTCGACGTTCTATTTGACGACGGGACTTCATGCGGCTCACGTTATCGTGGGGCTACTCATCGTCCTTTACCTCATCGCGCGGGCATGGAATGGGGCGTATCTCGACGACGAACGACCGGTGGAGTATTTCGGCCTCTATTGGCACTTCGTGGACATCGTTTGGCTGTTCCTCTTCCCGCTGTTTTACATCCTGTAA
- a CDS encoding cytochrome C oxidase subunit IV family protein yields the protein MTNAKLYTVVYVLLFVMATAQVLVELAGLSYWTAFVGIIALSFVKALLVAGYYQHLRYEPRAITAVVLVGLLAALALTLAASYSIL from the coding sequence ATGACCAACGCAAAACTGTACACGGTGGTTTACGTCCTGCTGTTCGTGATGGCGACCGCGCAGGTACTCGTGGAACTCGCGGGGCTCTCGTACTGGACCGCCTTCGTGGGAATCATCGCGCTGTCGTTCGTGAAGGCACTGCTCGTCGCGGGCTACTACCAACATCTACGATACGAACCACGGGCGATTACGGCCGTCGTGTTGGTGGGGTTGCTCGCCGCGCTCGCGCTGACGCTCGCGGCGTCGTATTCGATCCTCTGA
- a CDS encoding NAD-dependent protein deacylase produces the protein MDQVASLAAAIRGAETAVALTGAGMSTASGIPDFRSDSGIWNHFDPEDFQYHRFCNDPEGFWTDRVELHETMFSGNVEPNPAHAALDELAGDGFLYAIVTQNTDGLHDDATAAELVELHGNAHRVVCDSCGRRTDAAPIRSRVASGERPPSCTECGGVFKPDVVLFGEQLNRTDLRRARELSRKADVFLAIGSSLSVEPAASLPRTADRNGATTAVINLDKTPFSPLADFDIRGDVTEVLPELCAEVD, from the coding sequence ATGGACCAGGTCGCATCCCTCGCGGCGGCGATTCGAGGTGCCGAAACCGCGGTAGCACTCACCGGTGCAGGCATGAGCACCGCGTCGGGGATTCCGGATTTCCGGAGCGATTCGGGCATCTGGAACCATTTCGATCCGGAGGATTTTCAGTATCATCGATTCTGCAACGACCCCGAGGGGTTCTGGACGGACCGCGTCGAACTCCATGAGACGATGTTCAGCGGGAACGTCGAACCGAACCCCGCCCATGCCGCCCTCGACGAACTCGCCGGGGATGGGTTCCTCTATGCAATCGTCACGCAGAACACCGACGGTCTCCACGATGACGCGACGGCCGCGGAACTCGTCGAACTCCACGGCAACGCCCATCGAGTCGTCTGCGATTCTTGCGGCCGCCGAACCGATGCGGCCCCAATTCGGTCGCGTGTCGCATCCGGTGAGCGACCACCCAGTTGCACTGAATGCGGCGGTGTATTCAAACCGGACGTGGTGCTGTTCGGCGAACAGTTGAACCGAACCGACCTTCGTCGCGCCCGTGAGCTTTCTCGAAAGGCAGACGTGTTCCTCGCGATCGGGTCGTCCCTTTCGGTCGAACCGGCGGCATCGTTGCCTCGTACTGCCGACAGAAACGGGGCGACCACCGCAGTTATCAATTTGGACAAAACGCCGTTCAGTCCCCTCGCAGACTTCGATATTCGTGGGGACGTAACTGAGGTACTTCCAGAGCTATGTGCCGAAGTGGACTAA
- a CDS encoding universal stress protein: protein MTHIVVGTDSDETSEKICEYLESRLDGDETVSVLNSLHGGNDEEKVRDGKEALSVFEERLAGMVTVETEQNTGASDPAHDILTLADAEDADEIVIGLSQKRSPAQKVLFGSITQSVLTQTTHPVVGVPLRDAN, encoded by the coding sequence ATGACGCACATCGTCGTCGGAACCGACAGCGACGAGACGAGCGAAAAAATCTGTGAGTACCTCGAGTCGCGACTCGACGGGGACGAAACGGTTTCCGTTCTCAACTCGCTTCACGGTGGAAACGACGAGGAGAAAGTCCGTGATGGAAAGGAAGCGCTCTCTGTATTCGAGGAGCGACTGGCCGGGATGGTCACAGTCGAGACCGAGCAGAACACCGGAGCCAGCGATCCAGCACACGACATTCTCACGCTCGCGGATGCGGAAGATGCCGACGAAATCGTCATCGGCCTCAGCCAGAAGCGGAGTCCGGCCCAGAAAGTACTGTTCGGCAGTATCACCCAATCAGTGCTCACCCAGACGACCCACCCTGTCGTCGGCGTTCCTCTTCGGGACGCCAACTAG
- a CDS encoding cbb3-type cytochrome c oxidase subunit I, with the protein MNLFGEAAAGAGLGIALVAVALWLSRSIDYQTKTPTAKADGGYVTGFESGYGKPTGLIRWITTVDHKDIGALYLLLGALAFFWGGTDAMMIRTELFTSQVDVWNAETYNGLFTMHGITMLFFFATPVLFGFANYFLPLLLGADDMAFPRLNAIGFWLLPPALLLVRFGLISDVGGHIIQPILGQAAAQPFFELKPPETGWTMYTPLSAEQPNPTINLMLLGLHLSGVSTTIGAINIIATTFTQKEVAWAEMDILSWTFLTQAGLILFAFPLLGSALIMLLLDRTFGTTFFALDGGGPILWQHLFWFFGHPEVYILVLPPMGLVSLILPRFASRRLFGFKFVVYSTLAIGVLSFGVWAHHMFTTGIDPRIRASFMAVSVAIAVPSAVKVFNWITTMWNGNVRLEAPMLFCVGSIATFIIGGVTGIFLASIPVDLVLHDTYYVVGHFHLIIMGLIPFAMFAAVYYWFPLFTGRMFNRTLARVHFWLTFIGVTVTFNVLIVLGMLGLPRRYAAYPAEFQFLQQLATVGAVIIALGTLVWMWNMLQSFRKGPVVTDADVWNLKEHGFFSGEWQWFEKRLE; encoded by the coding sequence ATGAACCTCTTCGGTGAAGCCGCCGCTGGTGCAGGACTCGGAATCGCACTGGTAGCGGTCGCACTCTGGCTGTCACGTTCGATAGATTATCAAACAAAAACCCCGACTGCCAAGGCTGACGGGGGGTACGTCACCGGCTTCGAGTCCGGTTACGGCAAACCGACCGGCCTCATTCGATGGATAACGACCGTCGATCACAAGGACATCGGTGCTCTCTACTTGTTACTCGGTGCACTAGCGTTCTTCTGGGGTGGTACCGACGCCATGATGATTCGGACCGAGTTGTTCACGTCACAGGTGGACGTGTGGAACGCCGAGACATACAACGGTCTGTTTACGATGCATGGAATTACGATGCTCTTCTTTTTCGCTACGCCCGTACTGTTCGGGTTTGCGAACTACTTTCTGCCCCTCCTTCTTGGAGCCGACGACATGGCATTTCCCAGGCTAAACGCCATCGGGTTTTGGCTCCTCCCGCCTGCCCTGCTGTTGGTTCGATTCGGCCTCATCTCCGACGTGGGAGGGCATATAATCCAGCCGATTCTGGGGCAAGCAGCTGCACAGCCGTTTTTCGAGCTCAAACCGCCTGAGACGGGGTGGACGATGTACACGCCGCTTTCGGCGGAGCAGCCGAATCCCACGATCAACTTGATGCTGCTCGGACTGCATCTATCCGGGGTTAGCACCACCATCGGCGCGATAAACATCATCGCGACAACATTCACACAGAAGGAAGTCGCGTGGGCCGAGATGGACATCCTGTCATGGACGTTCCTCACGCAGGCAGGGCTCATCCTCTTCGCGTTCCCGCTTTTGGGCAGCGCGCTCATTATGCTCCTGCTCGACCGTACCTTTGGAACTACCTTCTTCGCCCTCGACGGTGGTGGGCCCATCCTCTGGCAACATCTGTTCTGGTTCTTCGGCCATCCCGAGGTGTACATCCTCGTTCTCCCGCCGATGGGATTGGTCAGCCTCATCCTCCCGCGGTTTGCGAGCAGGCGGCTATTCGGATTCAAATTTGTCGTCTATTCGACGCTCGCCATCGGCGTCCTCTCCTTCGGCGTCTGGGCGCACCACATGTTCACCACGGGAATCGACCCGCGAATCCGGGCGAGTTTCATGGCCGTCTCGGTAGCGATCGCAGTTCCGAGCGCGGTGAAGGTGTTCAACTGGATTACGACGATGTGGAACGGAAACGTCCGCCTCGAAGCACCGATGCTATTCTGCGTCGGGTCGATTGCGACGTTCATCATCGGCGGCGTGACTGGTATTTTCCTCGCGTCGATTCCGGTGGATCTGGTGCTTCACGACACCTACTACGTCGTCGGCCACTTCCACCTTATTATCATGGGATTGATTCCGTTTGCCATGTTCGCCGCCGTCTACTACTGGTTCCCACTCTTTACGGGACGGATGTTCAACAGGACGTTAGCACGGGTTCACTTCTGGCTCACGTTCATCGGGGTGACCGTGACCTTCAACGTCCTCATCGTGCTCGGAATGCTCGGGCTACCACGCAGATATGCGGCATATCCGGCGGAGTTCCAATTCCTTCAACAACTCGCCACCGTCGGTGCAGTCATCATCGCGCTAGGGACGCTCGTCTGGATGTGGAACATGTTGCAGTCGTTCCGAAAAGGGCCAGTCGTCACTGACGCCGACGTGTGGAACCTGAAAGAGCACGGCTTTTTCTCGGGCGAATGGCAGTGGTTCGAAAAGCGACTAGAGTAG
- a CDS encoding DM13 domain-containing protein, producing MRLTSTKIAVIGIAFAVVVVGGPVVADIFLPERSTTVTEASIPADAEVIKTGAFSGADAAHSVSGTVTLYQDGDGYFLYFESYQQTQGPDVFVYLTPSENPETETDIAAGTKVRIDGGADGGESTKEGTFIQRLPADFKPGLYNGVSIWCDDFGVPFGSATLSDA from the coding sequence ATGCGGCTGACTTCCACGAAAATCGCGGTTATCGGTATCGCCTTCGCTGTCGTAGTCGTGGGCGGTCCAGTGGTCGCCGACATCTTTTTGCCTGAACGGTCCACGACGGTAACCGAAGCGTCCATCCCAGCCGATGCAGAGGTCATCAAGACGGGAGCGTTCAGCGGCGCGGACGCCGCCCACAGCGTGTCCGGGACCGTTACGCTGTATCAGGACGGTGATGGCTACTTCCTGTATTTCGAATCGTATCAACAGACGCAAGGCCCGGACGTGTTCGTATATCTGACTCCGTCCGAGAACCCGGAAACGGAGACCGACATCGCGGCCGGAACGAAAGTCCGGATCGACGGCGGAGCTGACGGCGGCGAAAGCACGAAAGAGGGTACGTTCATCCAACGGCTCCCCGCCGATTTCAAACCGGGACTGTACAACGGCGTGAGTATCTGGTGCGACGATTTCGGTGTTCCGTTCGGCTCGGCGACGCTCTCGGACGCATGA